One genomic region from Bacteroidales bacterium encodes:
- a CDS encoding DUF59 domain-containing protein, producing the protein MSKVDEQEIREALRQVVDPELDANIVDLNMIREIKITGEKVKIGLVLTAPDCPLSGWITQQI; encoded by the coding sequence ATGAGTAAGGTAGATGAGCAAGAAATACGGGAAGCTTTGCGCCAGGTTGTTGACCCTGAACTTGACGCAAACATTGTGGATTTGAATATGATCCGCGAAATTAAAATTACCGGAGAGAAGGTTAAAATTGGTCTTGTTTTGACGGCGCCAGACTGCCCATTGAGCGGATGGATAACGCAACAAATATAA